A region of Plantactinospora sp. BC1 DNA encodes the following proteins:
- a CDS encoding antibiotic biosynthesis monooxygenase: protein MTTVEITRFRVSAAHADALLATRPAMLRDFQTGRAGFLGARLIRLAEDEWLDIVFWRSSEDFAESRRRGADEPGIQAFFSLINEVISVEEGTTTEPVGA from the coding sequence ATGACCACCGTCGAAATCACCCGCTTCCGCGTGTCGGCGGCACACGCCGACGCACTGCTGGCCACTCGTCCGGCGATGCTGCGCGACTTCCAGACCGGTCGCGCCGGCTTCCTCGGCGCGCGCCTGATCCGACTGGCCGAGGACGAATGGCTGGACATCGTCTTCTGGCGCTCGTCCGAGGACTTCGCCGAGTCCCGGCGCCGGGGCGCCGACGAGCCCGGCATCCAGGCGTTCTTCTCGCTGATCAACGAGGTGATCAGCGTCGAGGAGGGCACCACCACCGAACCGGTGGGTGCCTGA
- a CDS encoding NADPH:quinone reductase yields MRAAWYDRQGPAREVLQVGELPDPWPGEGEVRVRVSVSGIHVGDLGKRQGWWGSTMPFDRVVPHGDGAGTIDAVGPGVDPSRVGERVWVYLAQSYRPSGTAAEYTVVPARHAVTLPAGVPDEQAAGLGIPGITAHRAIFGDGPVTGQRVLVTGALGAVGRAALAVARRGGATVIATVRKPDQMEPALAAGAHHVVPTAGGDVAARILERTGGEPIDRVAELAFDANLATNLEILRYGGVIATYATGEAEPRIPYWPLGFKNITVRFLSNDDFPESANEAAATELTAALVDRDLRYPIAARLPLTEIAQAHELAETSSASGRVVLDIEDAPQRPAPTIPSAA; encoded by the coding sequence ATGCGCGCGGCCTGGTACGACCGGCAGGGTCCGGCGCGCGAGGTGCTCCAGGTCGGTGAGTTGCCCGATCCGTGGCCGGGCGAGGGTGAGGTCCGGGTCCGGGTGTCGGTCTCCGGGATCCACGTCGGCGACCTGGGCAAACGACAGGGCTGGTGGGGGTCCACCATGCCGTTCGACCGGGTCGTACCGCACGGTGACGGCGCCGGAACGATCGACGCGGTCGGACCCGGCGTCGACCCGTCCCGGGTCGGCGAGCGGGTCTGGGTCTACCTCGCCCAGTCGTACCGCCCGTCCGGCACCGCCGCCGAATACACGGTGGTGCCCGCCCGGCACGCCGTGACGCTGCCTGCCGGCGTGCCGGACGAGCAGGCGGCCGGACTCGGCATCCCGGGGATCACCGCCCACCGGGCGATCTTCGGCGACGGGCCGGTGACCGGGCAACGGGTGCTCGTCACCGGTGCCCTCGGCGCGGTCGGCCGGGCCGCGTTGGCGGTTGCCCGCCGGGGCGGCGCCACCGTGATCGCCACGGTACGCAAGCCGGACCAGATGGAACCGGCACTCGCCGCAGGCGCGCACCACGTGGTGCCCACGGCCGGTGGTGACGTGGCCGCCCGGATCCTCGAACGCACCGGTGGAGAACCGATCGACCGGGTGGCGGAGCTGGCTTTCGACGCCAACCTGGCGACCAACCTGGAAATCCTCCGGTACGGCGGCGTGATCGCCACCTACGCCACCGGCGAGGCGGAGCCCCGAATCCCGTACTGGCCGCTCGGCTTCAAGAACATCACGGTGCGGTTCCTCAGCAACGACGACTTCCCGGAGTCGGCGAACGAGGCGGCCGCGACCGAACTGACGGCCGCGCTGGTCGACCGCGACCTGCGCTATCCGATCGCCGCCCGGCTGCCGTTGACCGAGATCGCCCAGGCACACGAACTGGCCGAAACGAGTTCGGCCAGCGGCCGGGTCGTCCTCGACATCGAAGACGCCCCGCAACGGCCCGCGCCTACGATCCCGAGCGCCGCCTGA
- a CDS encoding RNA polymerase sigma factor: MSEADPGAREERFRALHLDTYPDLLRFVERRVPTGEAEDIVSTVFLTAWRRFDELPDDTRPWLFAVARRTMANQARGWLRRRALDVRLGSSEAREFSDESSGAAVRIDLARAWAALSAADREVLALVAFDGLTAEQAAVVLGCRRSTFAMRLGRARQRLRTALEPAGPATRSSLRPHPLKEQQSWTQA, translated from the coding sequence ATGAGCGAAGCTGACCCTGGCGCCCGGGAGGAGCGTTTCCGTGCCCTGCACCTGGACACGTACCCGGATCTGCTGCGTTTCGTCGAGCGGCGGGTACCGACCGGCGAGGCCGAGGACATCGTGTCGACGGTCTTTCTGACCGCCTGGCGGCGCTTCGACGAACTGCCGGACGACACCCGGCCGTGGCTCTTCGCCGTGGCCCGCAGAACCATGGCGAATCAGGCGCGCGGCTGGCTGCGACGCCGAGCGCTGGACGTACGGCTGGGGTCGTCGGAGGCGCGCGAGTTCTCCGACGAATCCTCGGGTGCGGCGGTACGGATCGACCTGGCGCGCGCCTGGGCCGCCCTGAGCGCGGCGGACCGTGAGGTTCTGGCGTTGGTCGCGTTCGACGGCCTGACCGCCGAGCAGGCGGCCGTCGTGTTGGGCTGCCGGAGGTCGACGTTCGCGATGCGGCTCGGCCGGGCGCGACAACGGCTCCGGACCGCCCTGGAACCGGCCGGACCGGCCACCCGCTCGTCTCTCCGCCCCCACCCGCTCAAGGAGCAGCAGTCGTGGACCCAAGCATGA
- a CDS encoding DMT family transporter has product MPTTISRISRSWIPYAGLLVLFWGVWGAFSAVPTSDYGYPDGMVYVVWSLTMIIPAVAALRGNRLDRRPIAAGYGLLVGLTGAGGQLLLFKALTIGPAYLIFPLIALSPAITVLMAMALLRERIPRLAMVGAVAALVAVVLFSVSDGDGSATGGAWLILAIVVCVAWGVQAYFMRKAATVGVNDATTFTWMTISGLLLAPIAIWMAGGLALDAPWQAPSLAAVTQLLNAVGALFLVMAFSRGKASIVAPTTNALAPVLTVVLSLAVYQKVPSVYATIGIVLAIVGSTLMVYADEKRGEALAAGAASPTTLDRDGTPDVAVP; this is encoded by the coding sequence ATGCCAACGACTATTTCCCGCATCAGCCGGAGCTGGATCCCGTACGCGGGACTGCTCGTACTTTTCTGGGGCGTCTGGGGAGCCTTCTCCGCCGTCCCGACCAGCGACTACGGCTACCCCGACGGCATGGTCTACGTCGTCTGGTCGCTGACCATGATCATCCCGGCCGTCGCCGCGCTGCGCGGCAACCGGCTGGACCGCCGCCCCATCGCGGCCGGCTACGGCCTGCTGGTCGGCCTGACCGGTGCCGGCGGCCAGTTGCTGCTGTTCAAGGCGCTCACCATCGGCCCGGCCTACCTGATCTTCCCGCTGATCGCGCTGTCCCCGGCGATCACCGTGCTGATGGCCATGGCGCTGCTGCGGGAGCGCATCCCCCGGCTCGCCATGGTCGGCGCGGTCGCCGCGCTGGTCGCGGTCGTGCTGTTCAGCGTCAGCGACGGCGACGGATCCGCCACCGGCGGAGCGTGGCTGATCCTGGCCATCGTGGTCTGTGTCGCCTGGGGTGTGCAGGCCTACTTCATGCGCAAGGCCGCCACGGTCGGGGTCAACGACGCCACCACCTTCACCTGGATGACGATCAGTGGCCTGCTGCTGGCGCCGATCGCCATCTGGATGGCCGGCGGCCTGGCGCTGGACGCCCCCTGGCAGGCACCGTCCCTCGCCGCGGTCACCCAGCTGCTCAACGCCGTCGGCGCGTTGTTCCTGGTGATGGCGTTCAGCCGGGGCAAGGCCTCGATCGTCGCCCCCACGACCAACGCGCTGGCGCCGGTGCTGACCGTGGTCCTCTCGCTGGCCGTCTACCAGAAGGTGCCGTCGGTCTACGCCACGATCGGCATCGTGCTGGCCATCGTCGGCTCCACCCTGATGGTCTACGCCGACGAGAAGCGCGGCGAGGCCCTGGCGGCGGGGGCGGCCAGCCCGACCACGCTCGACCGGGACGGCACGCCGGACGTCGCCGTACCGTAA
- a CDS encoding BadF/BadG/BcrA/BcrD ATPase family protein, translated as MFLGVDGGGTKTAFCLLRADGTIVAQATTASSYYFGEGIDLVTRVLKEGVGAVCATAGITPAEIDFAFFGIPTYGEVSDDVGTLDALPREILGHHRYRVDNDMVCGWSGSLGAVDGINVISGTGSMTYGERAGRGLRVGGWSELFGDEGSAYWIAIRGLQAFSRMSDGRQPAGPLLDVLRDHLKLAADLDLIDVVLNRWHGDRGKIAALSALVTGAADRGDEAAAAILAEAGRELAHLVETTRSRLGYSADEQVLVSYSGGTFNAAQVRAEFRAHLHTLHDRYDLRQPMYPPVVGAALYAAKQARSPLRADALEHLRTAPPATAA; from the coding sequence ATGTTCCTCGGCGTGGACGGCGGCGGCACCAAGACCGCCTTCTGCCTACTGAGGGCGGACGGCACGATCGTGGCCCAGGCGACGACCGCGAGCAGTTACTACTTCGGCGAAGGCATCGACCTGGTCACCCGGGTCCTCAAGGAGGGCGTCGGCGCCGTCTGCGCGACGGCCGGCATCACCCCGGCCGAGATCGACTTCGCGTTCTTCGGCATCCCGACCTACGGCGAGGTCAGCGACGACGTCGGCACGCTGGACGCGCTGCCACGGGAGATCCTAGGCCACCACCGGTACCGGGTGGACAACGACATGGTCTGCGGCTGGTCCGGTTCGCTGGGCGCCGTGGACGGCATCAACGTGATCAGCGGTACCGGATCGATGACCTACGGCGAGCGGGCCGGTCGTGGCCTGCGCGTCGGCGGCTGGAGCGAACTCTTCGGCGACGAGGGCTCGGCGTACTGGATCGCCATCCGGGGCCTCCAGGCGTTCTCCCGGATGAGCGACGGTCGGCAGCCCGCCGGCCCGCTCCTGGACGTCCTGCGCGACCATCTGAAGCTCGCCGCGGACCTGGACCTGATCGACGTCGTGCTGAACCGGTGGCACGGCGATCGCGGCAAAATCGCGGCGCTGAGCGCCCTGGTCACCGGCGCCGCCGACCGGGGCGACGAGGCGGCCGCGGCGATCCTGGCCGAGGCCGGCCGGGAACTCGCCCATCTGGTGGAGACCACCCGGAGCCGGCTCGGCTACTCCGCAGACGAGCAGGTGCTGGTCTCCTACTCCGGCGGCACCTTCAACGCAGCACAGGTGCGCGCGGAGTTCCGGGCGCACCTGCACACGCTGCACGACCGGTACGACCTTCGTCAGCCGATGTACCCACCGGTTGTCGGTGCGGCGCTCTACGCCGCGAAACAGGCCCGCAGCCCGCTCCGCGCAGACGCGCTCGAGCATCTCCGGACCGCCCCGCCCGCCACCGCTGCCTGA
- a CDS encoding SIS domain-containing protein: protein MSTLLGHDPEHLRRLGALDTSREIAQQPAVWRQIGRMAAESGTTTATFLKPLLERPELRIVLTGAGTSAYVGEVLAPALRRRLGRRVEAVATTDIVADPLACFAEDVPTLLVSFARSGDSPESVTAPELATEVLTDCWHLVVTCNGQGKLARQHADRSTSQVLLLPEAANDRGFAMTSSFTGMVLAGLLALGGPDDALVERLAGAAEELLTTRPAAAADLAARGYSRVVYLGSGALHGLARESALKVLELTAGRAVALAETALAFRHGPKSVLNEQTLVVSYESNDPYTSQYDRDMVAELLRVIPERNLVTVTGRAGRRAGDDDNGWLLPDVGDVDDAALALPAVICAQLIGLHFSLALGCTPDNPFPGGEVNRVVQGAIMYPLAGQHTAGPTTPAARLHSPGPDGDRAYAGSNATRR from the coding sequence ATGAGCACCCTCCTCGGCCACGACCCCGAGCACCTGCGCCGGCTCGGCGCCCTCGACACCAGCCGGGAGATCGCCCAGCAGCCGGCCGTGTGGCGGCAGATCGGCCGGATGGCGGCGGAATCGGGTACGACGACCGCCACGTTTCTCAAGCCGCTGCTCGAACGGCCCGAGCTGCGCATCGTGCTCACCGGAGCGGGCACCTCCGCGTACGTCGGGGAGGTGCTGGCGCCGGCACTGCGCCGGCGGCTGGGTCGCCGGGTGGAGGCCGTCGCCACCACCGACATCGTGGCCGACCCGCTGGCCTGCTTCGCCGAGGACGTCCCGACCCTGCTGGTCTCCTTCGCCCGTTCCGGAGACAGTCCGGAGAGCGTCACCGCCCCCGAACTGGCCACCGAGGTACTGACCGACTGCTGGCACCTGGTGGTGACCTGCAACGGGCAGGGGAAGCTCGCCCGCCAGCACGCCGACCGGTCGACCTCGCAGGTGCTGCTGCTGCCCGAAGCCGCCAACGACCGGGGTTTCGCGATGACGTCCAGCTTCACCGGCATGGTGCTGGCCGGCCTGCTCGCCCTCGGCGGCCCCGACGACGCCCTGGTGGAGCGGCTCGCCGGCGCGGCCGAGGAGCTGCTGACCACCCGGCCGGCCGCGGCCGCCGACCTCGCCGCCCGGGGCTACTCCCGGGTCGTCTACCTCGGCAGCGGTGCCCTGCACGGCCTGGCCCGGGAATCCGCCCTGAAGGTCCTGGAGCTGACCGCCGGTCGCGCGGTGGCGCTGGCCGAAACCGCGCTGGCCTTCCGGCACGGGCCGAAATCCGTACTCAACGAGCAGACCCTGGTCGTCAGCTACGAGTCGAACGACCCGTACACCAGCCAGTACGACCGGGACATGGTGGCCGAGCTGCTGCGGGTGATCCCCGAGCGGAACCTCGTCACCGTCACCGGCCGTGCCGGGCGGCGAGCCGGGGACGACGACAACGGCTGGCTCCTGCCCGACGTCGGTGACGTGGACGACGCCGCGCTGGCACTGCCGGCGGTGATCTGCGCGCAGCTGATCGGCCTGCACTTCTCCCTGGCGCTCGGCTGTACCCCGGACAACCCCTTTCCGGGCGGGGAGGTCAACCGGGTCGTCCAGGGCGCGATCATGTACCCCCTGGCCGGCCAGCACACGGCGGGGCCGACGACACCGGCGGCCCGACTCCACTCCCCCGGCCCGGACGGCGACCGAGCCTACGCCGGCAGCAACGCCACACGGAGGTGA
- a CDS encoding D-tagatose-bisphosphate aldolase, class II, non-catalytic subunit, with protein MNNPLDTVIALHKRGEPVGITSICSAHPLVLEAAMAQAREDGDLLLIEATSNQVDQDGGYTGMRPADFRDLVYRAADRAGLARERIVLGGDHLGPNRWRSLPAEQAMVRVDVLVAAYVEAGFTKIHLDCSYPCADDPTPLPDEVMAARAARMLAVAERTAAAIGRTGELRYVIGTEVPVPGGAEETIEELLPTTAESARATLARHRAAFAAQGLEEVWPQVIALVVQPGVEFDHLRVVDYDRDRTKDLQRVLDDEPTMVFEAHSTDYQTVPRLAALVEDHWAVLKVGPGLTFALREALFALAAIEAELVAEQDRSNLPEVVEQRMRAEPGQWAKYYTGGAAEQRLARRYSYSDRMRYYWPDPEIEGAQRRLLANLTGREIPLPLLSQYLPDQYRRVRDGTLGNHPGELVLDRIRDVLRGYRQATTPARPGRAA; from the coding sequence GTGAACAACCCGCTCGACACGGTCATCGCCCTGCACAAACGGGGGGAACCGGTCGGCATCACGTCGATCTGCTCCGCCCATCCACTGGTCCTGGAGGCCGCGATGGCACAGGCCCGGGAGGACGGCGACCTGCTGTTGATCGAGGCGACCTCGAACCAGGTCGACCAGGACGGCGGCTATACCGGTATGCGACCGGCAGACTTCCGCGACCTGGTGTACCGGGCCGCCGACCGGGCCGGGCTGGCTCGGGAGCGGATCGTTCTCGGCGGCGACCACCTGGGCCCGAACCGGTGGCGGTCGTTGCCGGCGGAGCAGGCCATGGTCCGCGTCGACGTGCTCGTCGCGGCGTACGTCGAAGCCGGATTCACCAAGATCCACCTTGATTGCAGCTACCCCTGTGCGGACGATCCGACCCCGTTGCCCGACGAGGTGATGGCCGCCCGGGCCGCCCGGATGCTCGCGGTCGCCGAGCGGACCGCCGCCGCGATCGGCCGGACCGGGGAACTCCGGTACGTCATCGGCACCGAGGTCCCGGTGCCCGGCGGTGCCGAGGAGACGATCGAGGAACTCCTGCCCACCACCGCCGAGTCGGCCCGCGCCACCCTGGCCCGGCACCGGGCGGCCTTCGCCGCGCAGGGCCTCGAAGAGGTCTGGCCCCAGGTGATCGCCCTGGTGGTGCAGCCGGGCGTCGAGTTCGACCACCTTCGGGTGGTGGACTACGACCGGGACCGCACCAAGGACCTACAGCGGGTCCTCGACGACGAGCCGACGATGGTCTTCGAGGCGCACTCCACCGACTACCAGACCGTCCCGCGACTCGCCGCCCTGGTCGAGGACCACTGGGCCGTGCTCAAGGTCGGACCCGGGCTGACCTTCGCGCTCCGGGAGGCCCTCTTCGCGCTGGCCGCGATCGAGGCCGAACTCGTCGCGGAGCAGGATCGCTCGAACCTGCCGGAGGTGGTCGAGCAGCGGATGCGCGCCGAGCCGGGACAGTGGGCGAAGTACTACACCGGCGGCGCCGCCGAGCAGCGCCTCGCCCGGCGGTACAGCTACAGCGACCGGATGCGCTACTACTGGCCGGACCCGGAGATCGAGGGCGCGCAGCGGCGACTGCTGGCCAACCTGACCGGCCGGGAGATCCCACTGCCGCTGCTCAGCCAGTACCTTCCCGACCAGTACCGGCGGGTCCGCGACGGCACCCTCGGCAACCATCCCGGCGAACTCGTCCTCGACCGGATCCGGGACGTCCTGCGCGGCTACCGCCAGGCGACCACCCCCGCGCGACCGGGGCGGGCGGCATGA
- a CDS encoding GntR family transcriptional regulator, protein MTVARTRMPRGLFADDALPLYERTAGQLLDDLRASAARAGDRLPSERALATRYAVSRVTLRAALADLEARGVVRPASSRGWFVADLDQFPEPATAPTTAAPQVQGLADFARLNGLTPSSRVLSATVRPATVSEAESLRIAPGADLFDLHRLRFLDGLLVVLEHNRLPLAACPALAETDFNAASLYATLRAADPPQMPRVADYSCEARHPTPREIELFEIAETMPMLVATTLTFNQAGRPIELTTQVYRGDRYRFRASITNR, encoded by the coding sequence ATGACTGTTGCGAGGACGCGGATGCCCCGTGGCCTGTTCGCCGACGACGCGCTTCCGCTCTACGAGCGCACCGCCGGACAGCTACTCGACGACCTACGTGCCTCCGCCGCCCGCGCAGGTGACCGGTTGCCCTCCGAGCGGGCGCTGGCGACCCGGTACGCCGTCTCGCGCGTGACACTGCGAGCCGCCCTCGCCGACCTGGAGGCCCGCGGCGTCGTACGACCGGCGTCCTCGCGGGGATGGTTCGTCGCCGACCTCGACCAGTTCCCCGAGCCGGCGACGGCGCCCACCACGGCAGCCCCCCAGGTGCAGGGCCTCGCCGACTTCGCCCGGCTCAACGGTCTGACGCCGAGCAGCCGGGTTCTCTCCGCCACGGTTCGCCCGGCGACGGTGTCCGAGGCCGAGAGTCTCCGCATCGCTCCCGGCGCCGACCTCTTCGACCTCCACCGCCTGCGCTTCCTCGACGGCCTGCTGGTGGTACTCGAACACAACCGGCTGCCGTTGGCCGCCTGCCCGGCCCTGGCCGAGACCGATTTCAACGCCGCCTCGCTCTACGCCACGCTGCGCGCGGCGGACCCGCCGCAGATGCCGCGCGTCGCCGACTACTCGTGCGAAGCCCGCCACCCGACGCCACGCGAGATCGAGCTGTTCGAGATCGCCGAGACCATGCCGATGCTCGTCGCCACCACGCTCACCTTCAACCAGGCGGGCCGGCCGATCGAGCTGACCACCCAGGTCTACCGGGGCGACCGCTACCGCTTCCGAGCCTCCATCACCAATCGGTGA
- a CDS encoding glycoside hydrolase family 36 protein produces the protein MTEMKRRSVLKVALGGAGLAALPALTTGVGATLAAAAPNRGPDVVGVGDTSITLEFDDKLHTRVALKGVDVTRFDASEALLLGGTTVADFRYRGHQTRRSRHPRHGAGVTVTVRGDSRAGVRKTVELTSYQRLTGMIVMRVTYTNISGAELTVTGWRSGAHELLEKPGGFYTFSGTTYEDRRDWVQPVPDGFDQKNSLGMDSSDYGGGTPMATVWRSGAGISVGHVEPVARILRLPVRKTRDGASIAVEGDTPVTLKPGQELATDTTFLTAHPGDHFVPLQRYRDYMSDIGQRAPRSPKSAFDPIWCAWGYERDFTVEQVIATLPKVREVGLKWAVLDDGWQTNEGDWDLNPAKFPRGEADMRAFTRRIRDAGLRPRLWWAPLAADPESNLFKERPDMLLLDRDGKMQKVTWWNAWTLCPAYQPTVDYFVAQVKRFIRDWGYEGLKIDGQHLNGVTPCYNPAHRHARPEESTEGLAQFWKAVYEAAHRANRDAVVELCPCGTAFAFHNLPYIDQYPGSDPTSSYQVRTKGKTMKALMGEGASYAGDHVELSDGGDDFASSYGVGAVLSTKFTYPTGPDEENVLTPEKDALWRKWVSLYQRHMLPAGEYRGDLYDIGFDKPEAHVVTRRGTLHYAFYADQWDGTVELRGLGRGRYRLTDPFNGVSLGTVDARHNTVRLTFEKFQLVVAEPVG, from the coding sequence ATGACCGAGATGAAGCGGCGGAGCGTACTGAAGGTGGCACTGGGCGGCGCCGGCCTGGCCGCGTTGCCTGCCCTGACCACGGGTGTGGGCGCCACACTCGCAGCCGCCGCGCCGAACCGTGGTCCCGACGTCGTCGGGGTCGGCGACACCTCCATCACCCTGGAGTTCGACGACAAACTGCACACCCGGGTGGCCCTGAAGGGCGTCGACGTCACGCGCTTCGACGCCAGCGAAGCCCTGCTGCTGGGCGGTACGACCGTCGCCGACTTCCGCTACCGCGGACACCAGACCCGCCGTAGCCGGCACCCCCGGCACGGCGCGGGCGTGACGGTGACCGTCCGGGGCGACTCCAGGGCGGGCGTACGCAAGACGGTGGAGCTGACCTCCTACCAGCGGCTGACCGGAATGATCGTGATGAGGGTGACCTACACCAACATCTCCGGCGCCGAGTTGACGGTCACCGGGTGGCGCAGCGGCGCGCACGAACTGCTGGAGAAGCCCGGCGGCTTCTACACCTTCTCGGGTACCACCTACGAGGACCGTCGCGACTGGGTCCAGCCGGTGCCGGACGGCTTCGACCAGAAGAACTCGCTGGGGATGGACTCCTCCGACTACGGCGGCGGTACCCCGATGGCCACCGTCTGGCGTTCCGGCGCCGGCATCTCCGTCGGGCACGTCGAGCCCGTGGCGAGGATCCTGCGCCTGCCGGTCCGCAAGACCCGCGACGGCGCGAGCATCGCCGTCGAGGGCGACACCCCGGTCACCCTGAAGCCGGGCCAGGAGTTGGCGACCGACACCACGTTCCTGACCGCCCACCCGGGCGACCACTTCGTGCCGCTCCAGCGCTATCGCGACTACATGAGCGACATCGGCCAGCGGGCTCCCCGGTCACCGAAGTCCGCCTTCGACCCCATCTGGTGCGCCTGGGGCTACGAGCGCGACTTCACCGTCGAGCAGGTCATCGCGACGCTCCCCAAGGTGCGCGAGGTCGGCCTCAAGTGGGCCGTCCTCGACGACGGCTGGCAGACCAACGAGGGCGACTGGGACCTCAACCCGGCGAAGTTCCCGCGCGGCGAGGCGGACATGCGCGCCTTCACCAGGCGGATCCGGGACGCCGGCCTGCGGCCGCGGCTGTGGTGGGCCCCGCTGGCGGCCGATCCGGAGAGCAACCTGTTCAAGGAACGCCCGGACATGCTCCTGCTGGACCGGGACGGCAAGATGCAGAAGGTGACCTGGTGGAACGCCTGGACGCTCTGCCCGGCGTACCAGCCCACGGTGGACTACTTCGTCGCGCAGGTGAAGAGGTTCATCCGAGACTGGGGCTACGAGGGACTCAAGATCGACGGCCAGCACCTCAACGGCGTCACACCCTGCTACAACCCGGCGCACCGGCACGCCCGCCCCGAGGAGTCGACCGAGGGCCTGGCGCAGTTCTGGAAGGCGGTGTACGAGGCCGCGCACCGGGCGAACCGCGACGCGGTCGTCGAGCTCTGCCCCTGCGGCACCGCCTTCGCCTTCCACAACCTGCCCTACATCGACCAGTACCCGGGCTCCGACCCGACCTCGTCGTACCAGGTGCGGACCAAGGGCAAGACGATGAAGGCACTGATGGGCGAGGGCGCCAGCTATGCCGGCGACCATGTCGAACTGAGCGACGGCGGCGACGACTTCGCGTCGAGCTACGGCGTGGGCGCCGTCCTGTCGACCAAGTTCACCTACCCGACGGGCCCGGACGAGGAGAACGTGCTCACCCCGGAGAAGGATGCGCTCTGGCGTAAGTGGGTGAGCCTGTACCAGCGGCACATGCTGCCCGCCGGGGAGTACCGGGGCGACCTGTACGACATCGGGTTCGACAAGCCCGAGGCGCACGTGGTGACCAGGCGCGGGACCCTGCACTACGCCTTCTACGCCGACCAGTGGGACGGGACGGTCGAGTTGCGCGGCCTGGGCCGGGGGAGGTACCGGCTGACCGACCCCTTCAACGGCGTCTCGCTGGGCACCGTCGACGCCCGGCACAACACGGTGCGGCTGACCTTCGAGAAGTTCCAGCTCGTCGTGGCGGAGCCCGTCGGCTGA